In Rhizobiales bacterium NRL2, a genomic segment contains:
- a CDS encoding chromosome partitioning protein ParB, whose translation MELQHIPIEQLEVSKLNMRHGRKQPDIADILPSVRAHGVLQPLLVRPAKTDGHYEIVAGRRRFFAARAVADEAGGIEALPCAVMAAGDDAEALEASLIENFARLAPDEMTQYETFVRLGKNGRSVAEIAAMFAITERMVERRLALGNLVPRIRTAYREDRIDAATVRLLTMASAAQQKAWMALLDDPEQMEPRGHQLRQWLFGGQSIPVEVALFDLDDYPGEIVTDLFGEERFFADAALFWEHQNRAIAEKRNALIEAGWADVVVLEPGDYFRNWEHEVVAKEDGGKVFIAVSRRGDVECHEGYLGRREAARRARAAMVGEDAEGATDTEAARRPEATQAMQNYIDLHRHAAVRAELLQRPDVALRLIVAHMIASSGHWLVRPEPQACRGEAIAASIAGSRAQQAFESERKAVLELLGRDPAADRDVVRPGHDGYGTAEVFAHLLELGEAELLRIAAFAMAEALAAGSAMVEAAGNHLAVDMKKHWSADSVFVDMLRDRAVVDAMLADIAGERVAEANRSEKLKTRKAIIGDFAEGTNGRAKAEGWLPGWLAFPVRTVTETGRLQTADLWARVGHLFETTDET comes from the coding sequence ATGGAACTGCAGCACATCCCGATCGAACAGCTCGAGGTCTCGAAGCTCAACATGCGCCATGGCCGGAAGCAGCCCGATATCGCCGACATCCTCCCCAGCGTCCGCGCCCATGGCGTCCTCCAGCCCCTGCTGGTGCGGCCCGCGAAGACGGACGGCCACTATGAGATCGTCGCGGGACGGCGGCGCTTCTTCGCGGCCCGGGCGGTCGCCGATGAAGCGGGCGGCATCGAGGCGCTGCCCTGTGCGGTCATGGCCGCGGGCGACGACGCGGAGGCGCTCGAGGCCTCGCTGATCGAGAACTTCGCCCGTCTCGCACCCGACGAGATGACCCAGTACGAGACCTTCGTCCGGCTCGGCAAGAACGGGCGGTCCGTTGCCGAGATCGCCGCCATGTTCGCGATCACGGAGCGGATGGTGGAGCGCCGCCTGGCTCTCGGCAATCTCGTGCCGCGCATCCGCACCGCCTATCGCGAGGACCGGATCGATGCGGCGACCGTCCGGTTGCTCACGATGGCGAGCGCCGCGCAGCAGAAGGCGTGGATGGCGCTCCTGGACGATCCGGAACAGATGGAGCCGCGCGGCCACCAGCTGCGCCAGTGGCTCTTCGGCGGCCAGTCCATCCCCGTTGAGGTCGCGCTGTTCGATCTCGATGACTATCCGGGCGAGATCGTCACCGACCTCTTCGGCGAGGAGCGCTTCTTCGCCGATGCGGCGCTGTTCTGGGAACATCAGAACCGGGCCATCGCGGAAAAGCGCAACGCCCTGATCGAGGCGGGCTGGGCCGATGTCGTGGTGCTCGAGCCGGGCGACTACTTCCGGAACTGGGAGCATGAGGTGGTCGCAAAAGAGGACGGCGGCAAGGTCTTCATCGCCGTCTCCCGGCGCGGCGACGTGGAATGCCATGAGGGCTATCTCGGCCGCCGGGAGGCAGCGCGCCGCGCCCGTGCCGCAATGGTGGGCGAGGATGCCGAAGGCGCGACGGACACCGAAGCCGCCCGCCGTCCGGAGGCGACGCAGGCGATGCAGAACTATATCGATCTTCACCGCCATGCGGCGGTCCGGGCCGAGCTTCTGCAAAGGCCCGACGTGGCGCTGCGGCTTATCGTGGCGCACATGATCGCGTCCTCGGGCCACTGGCTGGTGCGGCCCGAGCCGCAGGCCTGCCGGGGCGAGGCCATTGCCGCCAGCATCGCCGGGAGCCGGGCGCAGCAGGCCTTTGAGAGCGAGCGCAAGGCGGTGCTCGAACTTCTGGGCCGCGATCCGGCGGCGGACCGCGATGTCGTCCGGCCCGGCCATGACGGCTACGGTACGGCGGAAGTGTTCGCCCATCTGCTCGAACTCGGCGAGGCTGAGCTCCTGCGCATCGCGGCCTTCGCCATGGCCGAAGCCCTCGCCGCCGGGAGCGCCATGGTCGAGGCTGCAGGCAACCATCTGGCCGTGGACATGAAGAAGCACTGGTCGGCGGATAGCGTCTTCGTCGACATGCTGCGGGACCGGGCGGTCGTTGACGCCATGCTGGCCGACATCGCCGGCGAGCGCGTGGCCGAGGCCAACCGCTCGGAGAAGCTGAAGACGCGGAAGGCGATCATCGGGGACTTCGCCGAAGGGACCAATGGCCGGGCGAAGGCCGAAGGCTGGCTGCCCGGCTGGCTGGCCTTCCCGGTCCGGACCGTGACCGAGACGGGCCGCCTGCAGACAGCCGACCTCTGGGCCAGGGTCGGCCATCTCTTCGAGACGACGGACGAGACCTGA